A region from the Candidatus Electrothrix scaldis genome encodes:
- a CDS encoding bifunctional (p)ppGpp synthetase/guanosine-3',5'-bis(diphosphate) 3'-pyrophosphohydrolase encodes MADFDELKKTASEYLSETDLSTLQDAYIFASERHKGLQHSSGKPYVNHLVDVANTVASMHLDLDTIISSLLHGVLKEGAASLEELEERFGPDVVNIVNGTTKITNVRYDSKMAYQAENIRKLFLAMGSDIRVLLVKLVDRLHDMLLLRREDQAKQRQLSRETMDLYAPLASRLGIDWLKRELEDLSFQYLFPKEYKELMQHLVSTLGEREKYVDEVIGILREKLKGNDVYPRRVIGRPKHLYSIYKKLIVQNIPVEQVYDKVAFRIIVNTVKECYEALGTIHGNWTPVPGRIKDFISAPKSNNYQSLHTTVAGPGGHFIEIQIRTEEMDRVAQEGVAAHWAYKEGQKINTRDARLFKELKTLVQNLQEVEDPGEFLDSVRGELFDPDVYALTPNGEVREMPRGSTPIDFAYAIHTAVGDQCTGARVNGRLVQLKYELQNGDIVEIITSKNQHPKRAWLQLVKTSRARAKIRQWLRKEEKEQLLQEGREICERELKQLDTSLKKLIKTGHIRLLLKKLRCNSLDDMLAKVGTGAITLRHLERALMPKETQHQEEQIQEEELLEQLPEIAPQRPAPITRGAVQIDGVDDMLIKISQCCKPVPGDEVIGFITTGEGISVHKANCPNLLATDPIRWVEVNWSGQGQDKHRTELFLRADNRKNLLADISSLISSDKADVIEFNSRTTAENIAEFRVVLEITDTEHLQKLLTHLQQMPSMIEVHRR; translated from the coding sequence ATGGCTGATTTTGACGAATTAAAAAAGACAGCGAGCGAATATCTTTCCGAGACTGATCTCAGCACTCTTCAAGATGCCTATATCTTTGCCTCAGAGAGGCACAAAGGGCTTCAGCATTCCTCAGGAAAACCCTACGTTAATCATCTGGTTGATGTGGCCAATACTGTGGCCTCCATGCATCTGGATCTGGACACCATCATTTCCAGTCTGCTCCACGGCGTTTTAAAGGAAGGTGCTGCAAGCCTGGAAGAGCTGGAAGAACGATTCGGGCCGGATGTGGTCAATATCGTCAACGGAACAACCAAGATCACCAATGTCCGTTATGACTCGAAAATGGCCTACCAGGCAGAGAATATCCGTAAACTCTTCCTGGCTATGGGCTCGGATATTCGGGTCTTGCTTGTCAAGCTCGTCGACCGCCTGCACGATATGTTGCTCCTCCGCCGGGAGGACCAGGCAAAACAGCGCCAGCTCTCCCGGGAAACCATGGACCTCTATGCTCCTCTGGCCAGCCGCCTGGGTATCGACTGGCTGAAGCGGGAACTGGAAGACCTCTCTTTTCAATATCTTTTCCCAAAAGAATATAAGGAGTTGATGCAGCACCTCGTCAGCACCTTGGGTGAGCGGGAAAAATATGTCGACGAGGTCATCGGTATTCTTCGGGAAAAGCTCAAAGGTAATGATGTCTACCCCCGTCGAGTCATTGGACGCCCTAAACACCTTTACTCCATCTATAAAAAACTGATCGTCCAAAATATTCCGGTTGAGCAGGTTTACGACAAGGTCGCCTTTCGGATCATCGTCAATACGGTCAAAGAGTGCTACGAGGCTCTGGGCACCATTCACGGTAACTGGACACCGGTCCCTGGACGGATTAAAGATTTTATTTCTGCGCCCAAATCCAATAACTACCAATCGCTCCACACCACAGTGGCTGGTCCGGGTGGTCATTTTATCGAGATCCAGATCCGAACCGAGGAGATGGACAGGGTGGCCCAGGAAGGCGTTGCAGCCCATTGGGCCTATAAAGAAGGGCAAAAAATCAATACCCGGGATGCTCGCCTCTTTAAAGAGCTAAAGACTTTGGTCCAGAACCTCCAGGAGGTTGAAGATCCTGGTGAATTCCTTGACTCAGTACGAGGAGAGCTCTTTGACCCGGACGTGTACGCCCTGACCCCCAACGGCGAGGTCCGGGAAATGCCCAGGGGCTCAACCCCCATTGATTTTGCCTATGCCATTCATACGGCTGTCGGTGATCAATGTACTGGAGCCAGGGTAAATGGTCGCTTAGTGCAGTTGAAGTACGAATTGCAAAACGGTGATATTGTTGAGATCATCACCTCAAAAAACCAGCATCCCAAGCGAGCTTGGCTGCAATTGGTCAAGACCAGCCGGGCAAGGGCAAAAATCCGGCAGTGGCTACGTAAAGAAGAAAAAGAGCAACTCCTCCAGGAAGGACGGGAGATTTGTGAACGCGAGCTGAAACAGCTGGACACCAGCTTAAAAAAACTGATCAAAACCGGTCATATTCGTCTACTGCTCAAAAAACTGCGTTGCAACTCCCTGGATGACATGCTGGCAAAGGTGGGTACAGGAGCTATTACCCTCCGTCATCTTGAGCGGGCACTGATGCCCAAAGAAACCCAACATCAGGAAGAGCAAATCCAGGAAGAAGAACTTCTGGAACAGCTCCCAGAGATAGCTCCGCAGCGACCCGCCCCAATTACCCGGGGGGCAGTCCAGATTGACGGCGTTGATGATATGCTGATTAAAATCAGTCAATGCTGCAAGCCGGTTCCAGGGGACGAGGTTATCGGTTTTATCACCACGGGTGAGGGTATTTCCGTCCATAAGGCCAATTGCCCCAACCTGCTGGCCACGGACCCAATCCGCTGGGTAGAGGTCAACTGGTCCGGCCAAGGGCAGGATAAGCACAGAACCGAGCTCTTCTTACGGGCAGATAACCGAAAGAACCTGCTGGCCGATATAAGCTCGCTGATATCCAGCGACAAGGCGGATGTCATTGAATTCAACTCCCGCACCACGGCGGAAAATATCGCTGAATTTCGTGTTGTCCTGGAAATTACCGATACAGAGCATCTGCAAAAACTGCTCACCCATTTGCAGCAGATGCCCAGCATGATTGAAGTGCATAGACGGTAG
- a CDS encoding proline--tRNA ligase produces MRYSQMLIRTAKEVPTEAEVISHQLLLRAGCIRKLTSGLYTYLPLGLAAIKKVEAIVREEMNRSGAQELLMPMVQPADLWEESGRWVKYGPELLRFQDRHNRDYCLGPTHEEVITDIARREIHSYRQLPINLYQIQTKFRDEIRPRFGLMRGREFIMKDAYSFDVSDEAASQSYQTMHEAYTRIFRRCGLEFRAVEADSGSIGGSFSHEFMVLADTGEDTLVICKECTYAANVEKAKVVLSGTDANNGTPENLQECCKVETPGMKKVDRVASFLKVTPKEVIKTMIYLADDQPVAVLVRGDREVQSVKLKNLLDANEVELADDDTVWKLTKLPVGYIGPVNIPIKLVADQEVMTMVNAVTGANEKGYHLTGVNPGRDFTPVAVDDLRQITDQDRCPVCQGALELTEGIEVGHIFKLGTKYSEAMHAVYQDQEGKEQTMVMGCYGIGISRVVAAAIEQNHDENGIIFPLPLAPFQVLVLNLGIKSEETTAAAEKLYQDLRAAGLEVLLDDRDERPGSKFKDADLIGIPYRVTVGKTWEKEGQVELRTRRDGATSLLPYDEAASSIMTMIRDELSAIAKQAAKL; encoded by the coding sequence ATGCGTTATTCTCAGATGCTCATCCGCACGGCCAAGGAAGTCCCGACCGAGGCCGAGGTTATCAGTCACCAGCTCTTACTGCGGGCAGGTTGTATTCGCAAACTGACCTCAGGTCTGTACACCTACCTTCCTCTTGGACTGGCCGCAATCAAAAAAGTGGAAGCCATTGTCCGCGAGGAAATGAATCGCTCCGGGGCCCAGGAACTGCTCATGCCCATGGTGCAACCGGCTGACCTCTGGGAGGAATCAGGTCGCTGGGTGAAATACGGGCCGGAATTGCTCCGTTTTCAGGATCGCCATAACCGGGATTACTGCCTCGGCCCCACCCATGAAGAGGTTATCACCGATATTGCGCGGCGGGAAATCCATTCCTATCGCCAGCTCCCGATCAATCTCTATCAGATCCAGACCAAATTCCGCGACGAAATTCGCCCTCGCTTTGGCCTGATGCGCGGACGCGAATTCATCATGAAAGACGCCTACTCCTTTGACGTCAGCGATGAGGCTGCCAGTCAAAGTTACCAGACCATGCATGAGGCGTACACCCGAATTTTTCGCCGTTGCGGCCTTGAATTCCGGGCTGTGGAAGCGGACTCCGGCAGCATCGGCGGCTCCTTTTCCCACGAATTTATGGTACTGGCCGACACCGGTGAAGACACCCTGGTCATCTGCAAAGAATGCACCTACGCTGCCAATGTAGAAAAGGCCAAAGTAGTTCTTTCTGGTACTGACGCGAACAATGGAACACCAGAAAACCTGCAAGAGTGTTGCAAAGTAGAGACTCCGGGTATGAAAAAGGTGGACCGGGTCGCCAGCTTCCTCAAGGTTACCCCCAAAGAGGTCATCAAAACCATGATCTACCTTGCTGATGACCAGCCTGTGGCTGTTTTGGTACGGGGAGACCGTGAGGTCCAGTCGGTCAAACTGAAAAACCTGCTTGATGCCAATGAGGTTGAATTGGCAGATGATGATACGGTCTGGAAACTGACCAAGCTCCCTGTAGGTTATATAGGACCGGTGAATATTCCCATTAAGCTGGTTGCGGATCAGGAAGTCATGACAATGGTCAACGCCGTTACCGGGGCCAATGAAAAGGGATATCACCTGACCGGTGTAAATCCGGGCCGGGATTTCACCCCAGTGGCAGTGGATGACCTTCGCCAGATTACTGATCAGGACCGATGCCCGGTCTGCCAAGGCGCCCTGGAATTAACTGAGGGTATTGAGGTTGGTCACATCTTCAAGCTGGGTACCAAATACTCCGAGGCTATGCATGCAGTCTACCAGGACCAGGAAGGCAAAGAACAAACTATGGTCATGGGTTGCTACGGTATCGGCATCAGCCGGGTGGTCGCCGCTGCTATTGAACAAAATCATGATGAGAACGGCATTATTTTTCCTCTTCCCTTGGCTCCCTTCCAGGTGCTTGTCCTCAACTTGGGCATTAAAAGCGAAGAGACCACTGCGGCGGCAGAGAAACTCTATCAGGACCTGCGGGCTGCGGGCCTGGAAGTCCTGCTTGATGATCGGGATGAACGTCCAGGCTCGAAATTCAAGGACGCAGACCTCATAGGTATTCCCTATCGAGTGACAGTGGGTAAAACCTGGGAAAAGGAAGGGCAGGTTGAGTTGCGAACACGACGCGACGGTGCAACAAGCCTGCTGCCCTATGATGAGGCGGCCTCAAGCATCATGACCATGATCCGGGATGAGCTGAGCGCCATCGCAAAACAGGCCGCAAAATTATAA
- a CDS encoding PAS domain S-box protein, protein MIIHRCEKVKLRSHVMLLWTCLTCILLATIYFVFTLLIYRHYQAQARDRIERGIATLEQRLKGEGDDLSQGFPAELITPEFLDHIAHEQGCDIYFQADTALQVRSLTKGGQRLLFEQYAQEDLPVFSIGTEPWQARQIGDKNNIVYGARLPLKGQGHAVLLFAQSLDFVHQGIAILGEALALVFFIVFLLFFPVAAFFVRSSVTRPVEQLIAAMNSFDAEEQPFLDEDVSTVEFSSLAFAFNRMVRVLRHHYQQVDVLSTAVEQSPIAIVITDLEGRIEYVNSRMEQLTGYSAEELEGRPTSIFQSGYTSHEKYDELWNTVTGGKIWKEELLNKKKDGSLSWEFVVVAPIFAEDATIIKFVATKEDITERKQAQELLRRYEQIISATVDLMAFLDRDLIFCAVNKAYLDAFQKTREEIVGHSVAALYGRDFFHQVMKEKLDRCLAGETVHYQTWYNFSPTRRCCLHVSCYPFYTVENEISGIVMSSHDITGLKINQELLRESEQRYRQTFETNMAVKLIIDPTDGSIIEANQAAASYYGYTVEELVALRITDINQLTHEEILAEMDKAKEVERLYFNFRHKLASGEVRDVEVYSGPLQSGDRTLLYSIIHDITDRKQAEEKLLQSNERLEMIVQGANLGTWDWNITTGQIVFNDRWAEILGYDPDELPGDVSTWIEHLHPDDKEQTLQALDDLFTGRTSLLMSEQRLRNKAGEWVWILGAGKVFERGPQGEAIRAVGIQLDINARKQAEQQLITAKEQAESANRAKSVFLANITHELRTPLNAVLGYAQLLSAESSLTPKQLNNVQIIKSSGEYLLMLINDILDLSKIEAEKVELVSRVFRLPDFFSGIVDIFKAEADVKEVSLRYREDPQQPLFIQTDELRLRQVILNLLSNAVKFTSNGGHCSLQTEVTRQADAEAFLTVIVEDDGLGILPEMQEKIFEPFRQSGERLQYSEGSGLGLAISRRLVRLMGGDLQVLSPLYQDHQPGQGAGSRFFFTIPIEIIEQGKAPQETQHVITGYTVLEGERPKKILLLSTSSSNQIILENILTPLGFQVNEVVGKEALVEAGEKERADIILAVLPAIECEEMALLQQIKEQGSLQELPVIMLADTSIFSALEEKQLEHLFIDRVVKPFSSFDLLSVLARHLGISLLYDNGEGPEVAPQIIPPPAEELSVLLMKVQQGDVAGMNQQISSLFSLEAGKYAEFARRVERLAEDFQLNMIADLIKRYGSSQ, encoded by the coding sequence TTGATTATTCACCGATGTGAAAAAGTGAAGTTACGCAGTCATGTTATGCTGTTGTGGACATGTCTGACCTGTATTCTTCTGGCGACAATTTATTTTGTGTTTACCCTGCTTATCTATCGGCATTATCAGGCGCAGGCCCGTGACCGTATAGAACGGGGAATTGCCACCCTTGAGCAAAGGCTGAAGGGGGAGGGGGATGATTTATCCCAGGGCTTTCCAGCTGAGCTGATCACGCCTGAGTTTTTGGATCATATTGCCCATGAACAGGGTTGTGATATTTATTTCCAGGCAGATACTGCGTTGCAGGTTCGCAGTCTAACCAAGGGAGGGCAGCGGCTCCTTTTTGAGCAATATGCCCAGGAAGATTTGCCGGTATTTTCTATAGGGACAGAACCTTGGCAGGCACGTCAGATCGGCGATAAAAATAATATTGTTTACGGAGCACGACTCCCCTTAAAGGGGCAGGGGCATGCGGTATTGCTCTTTGCCCAGTCGCTGGATTTTGTCCATCAGGGCATAGCTATCCTTGGCGAAGCCTTGGCTCTGGTCTTTTTTATAGTTTTTTTACTCTTCTTCCCTGTGGCAGCTTTTTTTGTTCGTTCATCAGTGACCCGACCAGTGGAACAGCTTATTGCTGCTATGAACTCCTTTGATGCAGAAGAGCAGCCTTTTTTGGATGAAGACGTGAGTACGGTGGAGTTTTCTTCCTTGGCCTTTGCCTTCAATCGTATGGTCCGGGTGTTGCGGCATCATTATCAACAGGTGGATGTTCTGTCCACAGCTGTTGAACAGAGCCCTATCGCCATCGTGATTACAGACCTGGAAGGCAGGATTGAATATGTAAACTCCAGGATGGAGCAACTGACCGGATACTCGGCAGAAGAACTGGAAGGGAGACCTACCAGTATCTTCCAGTCAGGATACACCTCGCATGAAAAGTATGATGAACTCTGGAATACCGTCACTGGCGGTAAGATTTGGAAGGAAGAGCTGCTGAATAAGAAAAAAGACGGCTCCTTGTCCTGGGAGTTTGTAGTTGTAGCCCCTATCTTTGCTGAGGATGCAACGATTATCAAGTTTGTTGCCACAAAGGAGGATATCACAGAGAGGAAGCAGGCGCAGGAGCTTCTGCGTCGATACGAACAGATCATTTCCGCCACAGTTGATCTGATGGCCTTTCTTGATCGAGACCTTATTTTCTGTGCAGTAAATAAGGCCTATTTGGATGCCTTCCAAAAGACTCGGGAGGAGATCGTAGGGCATTCAGTAGCAGCACTTTATGGAAGGGATTTTTTTCATCAGGTGATGAAGGAAAAGTTGGATCGCTGCTTGGCTGGTGAAACAGTCCATTATCAGACCTGGTATAATTTTTCTCCTACCAGACGTTGCTGCCTCCATGTTTCCTGCTATCCCTTTTACACGGTTGAGAATGAAATTTCCGGCATCGTGATGAGCTCACACGATATTACCGGCCTGAAGATCAACCAGGAGCTCCTACGGGAGAGTGAACAACGCTACCGCCAGACTTTTGAAACAAATATGGCGGTGAAATTGATTATCGATCCTACAGATGGTAGTATTATTGAAGCCAACCAGGCTGCAGCCTCCTATTATGGGTATACGGTGGAAGAGCTGGTTGCCCTGCGGATCACTGATATTAATCAATTGACCCATGAAGAGATACTGGCGGAGATGGACAAGGCCAAGGAGGTAGAGCGGCTCTATTTTAATTTCCGCCATAAATTGGCATCAGGAGAGGTACGGGATGTGGAAGTCTATTCCGGCCCTCTGCAAAGTGGCGATCGGACTTTATTGTATTCCATTATCCATGATATTACTGACCGTAAGCAGGCCGAAGAGAAATTATTACAAAGCAATGAGCGCCTGGAGATGATCGTTCAAGGGGCTAATCTCGGTACTTGGGATTGGAATATAACCACGGGCCAGATTGTTTTTAATGATCGCTGGGCGGAAATTCTCGGATATGATCCAGACGAATTACCAGGAGATGTCTCAACCTGGATAGAGCACCTGCATCCAGACGATAAAGAGCAGACCTTGCAAGCCCTGGATGATCTGTTTACTGGACGTACTTCATTATTGATGTCAGAGCAGCGTCTGCGGAATAAAGCCGGTGAGTGGGTATGGATTTTGGGAGCAGGCAAGGTTTTTGAACGCGGTCCCCAGGGTGAAGCGATACGGGCTGTGGGTATTCAGCTGGATATTAATGCCCGAAAACAGGCAGAGCAGCAGCTTATTACGGCAAAGGAACAGGCCGAATCCGCGAATCGGGCAAAATCTGTTTTTTTGGCTAATATCACACATGAATTACGTACTCCGCTCAATGCTGTGCTTGGCTATGCACAGCTGCTCAGTGCTGAGAGTAGTTTGACGCCCAAGCAGTTGAATAATGTGCAAATTATCAAGAGCTCCGGAGAGTATCTTTTGATGTTGATTAATGATATCCTTGACCTCTCAAAAATTGAGGCGGAGAAGGTTGAGCTGGTCTCCCGAGTATTCAGATTACCAGATTTTTTTTCCGGGATAGTGGATATTTTTAAGGCCGAGGCTGATGTTAAGGAGGTTTCCCTGCGTTACAGGGAAGATCCGCAACAACCATTGTTTATCCAAACAGATGAGTTGCGGTTACGTCAGGTTATTCTGAATTTACTTTCCAATGCCGTAAAATTTACATCCAACGGTGGGCATTGCTCCTTGCAGACAGAGGTGACTAGGCAAGCAGATGCAGAGGCCTTTTTGACGGTAATAGTAGAAGATGATGGGCTCGGCATTCTACCGGAAATGCAGGAGAAAATTTTTGAGCCCTTTAGGCAAAGCGGAGAGCGCCTGCAATATTCCGAGGGCTCTGGGCTTGGTCTTGCTATCAGTCGGAGATTAGTTCGCCTCATGGGTGGCGATCTTCAGGTCTTGAGTCCTCTCTATCAGGACCATCAGCCAGGACAAGGGGCAGGAAGTCGTTTCTTTTTTACGATTCCGATAGAGATTATAGAGCAGGGAAAGGCACCTCAGGAAACCCAGCATGTCATTACCGGCTACACGGTCCTTGAGGGAGAGAGGCCGAAAAAGATCTTATTGCTCTCAACCAGTTCCTCCAACCAGATCATCCTGGAGAATATCCTTACCCCCTTGGGGTTCCAGGTAAATGAAGTGGTTGGGAAAGAGGCCCTGGTAGAAGCAGGGGAAAAGGAACGGGCTGATATTATTTTGGCTGTGCTGCCCGCAATAGAATGTGAAGAGATGGCTCTCCTGCAGCAGATAAAAGAACAGGGAAGTTTGCAGGAATTACCGGTAATTATGCTTGCGGATACCTCGATTTTTTCCGCTTTAGAAGAAAAGCAGTTGGAACATCTCTTCATAGATCGGGTGGTGAAGCCCTTTTCCAGTTTTGATCTTCTTTCTGTTCTTGCAAGGCATCTGGGAATCAGCCTCCTCTATGATAATGGAGAGGGGCCTGAGGTAGCACCACAGATTATTCCTCCACCAGCTGAAGAGCTGAGTGTCTTGCTGATGAAGGTCCAGCAGGGAGATGTAGCCGGGATGAATCAACAGATTTCCTCCTTGTTTTCCTTAGAAGCAGGAAAATATGCGGAATTTGCCAGGCGGGTGGAGCGACTGGCAGAAGATTTTCAACTGAATATGATCGCCGATTTGATAAAACGATACGGAAGTTCTCAATGA
- a CDS encoding response regulator, giving the protein MNQQKKDIILIVDDQPINLKILLSFLQEQDFELRVLQSGVQALALLQETIPDIILLDVMMPELDGFETCRRVKADERLVDIPVIFMTALDTVEDKVTGFKAGGVDYITKPFQQTEVLIRINTHINLRKKALKLKETQEELLLQKNKLEALINSIPDPIYIKDIENKYIGCNRAFEEVAGKPEEDLIGKGDHAVLSQGVAAAFQEKDQEMLTSREARRTEELIIAPNGAPLFFDIRKTPYIGPDGNLLGLIGICRNINALKMAQQEAEEERERLSVTLQSIGDGVITTDVHGEIVFINRAAEQLIGWENIDAVGKSSEEIFRIFDEKTGKKSSSPVERILRAGKRLALSRDAVLECKSGEKISIADSGAPIRDRNNQVVGVVIIFRDITQEKKMEQERVKIRKLESVGVLAGGIAHDFNNLLSAILGNIELASAGVTGDSKISALLADAQKATERATKLTYQLLTFSKGGEPIKEKTSLPDLVSESANFVLHGSLVSCEFFFAEDLWMIHADSGQISQVIQNIILNAKDAMPNGGRIIVKCTNVKDLASGLLLRRPKGNFVQITIRDTGAGIPSDIMDSIFDPYFTTKKEGNGLGLAICHSIIKKHGGHITVHSEPQQGTIFSIYLPAFPLADNAATEPQAQEVAVSSTKIMVMDDDLMLRTLAQSQLSALGHDAVLVKDGAEAITTYQEMQDSERPVDLVILDLTIPGGMGGKETAQKLLQVDPEAKLIVASGYSNDPVMAGYKEYGFRAAVAKPFTLKELRKAIAAAL; this is encoded by the coding sequence ATGAATCAACAGAAAAAAGATATCATTCTGATCGTCGACGATCAGCCTATTAATCTCAAAATCCTGCTTTCTTTTTTGCAAGAACAGGATTTCGAACTCCGTGTGTTGCAGAGTGGTGTCCAGGCCCTTGCGCTCTTGCAGGAGACAATCCCTGATATCATCCTGCTGGATGTTATGATGCCGGAATTGGATGGTTTTGAGACCTGCCGCAGGGTTAAGGCCGATGAGCGCCTTGTCGATATTCCGGTGATCTTTATGACCGCCCTTGATACGGTGGAAGATAAGGTGACCGGGTTTAAGGCTGGTGGCGTGGATTATATCACCAAACCCTTTCAGCAGACTGAGGTGCTTATTCGTATCAACACCCATATTAATTTGCGGAAAAAAGCACTGAAGCTGAAAGAAACACAGGAGGAACTCCTCCTCCAAAAGAATAAGCTTGAGGCCCTGATCAATTCCATCCCTGACCCTATCTATATTAAAGATATAGAGAATAAATATATTGGTTGCAACCGAGCCTTTGAAGAGGTTGCCGGAAAACCGGAAGAAGATCTTATCGGCAAAGGAGATCATGCTGTCTTGTCCCAGGGGGTTGCTGCTGCCTTCCAGGAAAAGGACCAGGAAATGCTCACCAGTCGTGAGGCAAGGCGGACCGAGGAGTTGATTATTGCTCCGAATGGGGCGCCGTTGTTTTTTGATATTCGGAAGACCCCGTATATCGGTCCAGATGGAAATTTGCTGGGATTGATAGGGATATGTCGTAATATTAATGCGTTAAAAATGGCGCAGCAGGAGGCTGAGGAGGAAAGGGAGCGGCTCAGTGTGACCTTGCAGTCCATCGGTGATGGGGTTATTACCACCGATGTGCATGGAGAAATTGTTTTTATCAACAGAGCTGCCGAGCAGTTGATAGGCTGGGAAAATATTGATGCGGTTGGAAAATCCTCAGAAGAAATTTTCAGGATTTTTGATGAAAAGACCGGCAAGAAGTCTTCCAGCCCGGTTGAAAGGATTCTTCGGGCCGGTAAGCGTTTAGCGCTCTCCCGTGATGCTGTTTTGGAATGCAAGAGTGGAGAGAAAATCAGTATTGCAGATAGCGGTGCGCCGATACGGGACAGGAATAATCAGGTTGTAGGGGTAGTGATTATTTTCCGGGATATCACCCAGGAAAAGAAGATGGAGCAGGAGCGAGTCAAGATTCGAAAACTGGAATCTGTCGGGGTGCTCGCAGGGGGTATAGCTCATGATTTTAATAACCTGCTTTCTGCTATTCTCGGTAATATTGAACTGGCTTCCGCAGGGGTCACCGGGGACAGCAAGATTTCCGCCCTGCTTGCCGATGCTCAAAAGGCCACTGAACGGGCAACCAAGTTAACCTATCAGCTCCTGACTTTTTCAAAAGGCGGTGAGCCGATCAAGGAAAAGACCTCTCTCCCTGATTTAGTGAGTGAATCAGCGAATTTTGTCCTTCACGGCTCTCTGGTCTCCTGCGAATTTTTCTTTGCTGAGGATCTGTGGATGATTCACGCAGACAGCGGGCAGATCAGCCAGGTCATTCAGAATATTATTCTCAATGCCAAAGATGCCATGCCTAACGGTGGCCGGATTATAGTGAAATGCACGAACGTCAAAGATCTCGCCTCTGGCTTGTTATTACGTCGACCTAAGGGGAATTTTGTCCAGATTACTATTCGGGATACCGGGGCGGGGATACCAAGTGACATTATGGACAGTATCTTTGACCCCTATTTTACCACCAAGAAAGAGGGGAATGGCCTGGGGTTGGCTATCTGTCACTCGATTATAAAAAAACACGGGGGCCATATTACGGTCCATTCGGAACCGCAACAGGGGACAATATTTTCCATCTATCTTCCTGCATTCCCTCTTGCTGACAATGCAGCTACCGAGCCGCAGGCCCAGGAGGTCGCTGTCTCCTCAACCAAGATTATGGTTATGGATGATGACCTCATGCTGCGGACTTTGGCTCAGTCGCAGTTGAGCGCCTTGGGGCATGATGCGGTCCTGGTGAAGGACGGAGCTGAGGCTATTACGACCTATCAGGAAATGCAGGACAGTGAACGACCGGTTGATCTCGTTATTCTGGATTTGACGATTCCCGGGGGCATGGGAGGAAAAGAGACCGCGCAAAAACTCCTTCAGGTGGACCCGGAGGCCAAATTGATTGTTGCTAGCGGTTATTCCAATGATCCGGTGATGGCAGGGTATAAAGAGTACGGTTTTCGGGCCGCTGTCGCGAAGCCGTTCACCTTAAAGGAGTTGCGCAAGGCTATTGCAGCAGCCCTGTAA
- a CDS encoding LysR family transcriptional regulator, whose translation MAITLRQFQIFIAVAETKQVTRASKKLFLTQSAVSMALAELENQLGGPLFDRHGRSLLLNDRGRYLLPMAKNITNQVRNIEALLSEQKETIAGSLEIIASSTIGNYVLPYPIALFMRMHPEAHINMMVDNTKQAERLVAQGVMDLGFVEGGITDEAVRLTPWFEDELRIIVSSSHPLADQKRFVLPDDLAKTTWVLREDGSGTAEIFKNKLGEHATQLNVVTRIGHTESIKKAVEAGVGAACLSELAICREEEHGWLKGLAIKDINMRRQLSIIQHKDKTTTRLMDEFLHFCRILAECGLGRECLSSPKKLNELLNMRAEKKKQQES comes from the coding sequence ATGGCTATCACGCTCAGACAATTTCAAATATTCATAGCTGTAGCAGAAACGAAACAGGTCACCCGAGCCAGTAAAAAACTTTTCCTCACCCAATCTGCTGTCAGCATGGCCCTTGCTGAACTGGAAAATCAGCTGGGAGGCCCGCTTTTTGACCGTCATGGTCGCAGTCTATTGCTCAACGACCGTGGCCGCTACCTGCTGCCAATGGCCAAAAACATCACCAATCAGGTCCGCAATATTGAGGCCCTGCTGAGCGAGCAAAAAGAAACCATTGCCGGTTCCCTGGAGATCATCGCCAGCTCGACCATCGGCAACTATGTCCTGCCCTACCCCATTGCCCTTTTTATGCGCATGCATCCAGAGGCACATATCAATATGATGGTGGACAACACCAAGCAGGCGGAACGCCTTGTAGCGCAAGGGGTTATGGACCTCGGTTTTGTTGAGGGCGGCATTACAGACGAAGCTGTTCGCTTGACTCCCTGGTTTGAGGATGAACTCCGTATTATCGTGAGCTCCTCACATCCCCTTGCCGATCAAAAGCGTTTTGTCCTCCCGGATGATCTTGCCAAAACAACCTGGGTTCTTCGTGAGGATGGCTCCGGCACAGCAGAAATTTTCAAGAATAAACTCGGAGAACATGCTACGCAGCTCAACGTGGTCACACGAATCGGGCATACAGAATCCATAAAAAAAGCTGTTGAGGCTGGAGTCGGAGCGGCCTGCCTCTCAGAACTGGCTATCTGCCGGGAAGAAGAGCACGGTTGGCTCAAGGGCCTTGCCATCAAAGATATTAATATGCGCCGGCAGCTCTCAATAATCCAGCATAAGGATAAGACCACAACCCGCCTGATGGATGAATTCCTCCATTTCTGCCGAATTCTGGCCGAATGCGGTTTGGGTCGAGAATGCCTGTCTTCACCCAAAAAGCTCAATGAGCTGCTGAATATGAGAGCAGAAAAGAAGAAACAACAAGAAAGCTGA